A segment of the Luteolibacter arcticus genome:
TTAAGGCCTCGTAAAATCGGTGGCCTGTTCCGCCCGCTTTGGCGCATGCTCCGCACGATGACTCCCGTTCCGCCCGCCCGGCCTTTGCTGGTGGTTGATGACGATCGCAAGCTCTGCGGATTGATCCGCGACTATCTGCTTCCCCACGGCTGGCAGGTGGACATGCGCCACAACGGACCGGAGGGCCTCGAAGCTGTGCGCGGCGGAAAGTACGAGGCAGTGCTGCTCGACGTGATGATGCCCGGCATGGACGGCTTCGAAGTGCTGCGTGAGCTGCGCAAGTCCTCCACCATCCCGGTGCTGATGCTCACTGCGATGGGCGAGGAAGCCGACCGCATCGTCGGACTCGAACTCGGCGCGGATGACTATTTGCCGAAGACCTTCTCCAGTCGCGAGCTGCTCGCCCGGCTGCGCGCCGTCACCCGCCGCAGCGTGGTCTCCGAGAAAGGTGCGGCAGCAAGTACGAAGGATCTAGTATGTGGCGCACTCATCGTG
Coding sequences within it:
- a CDS encoding response regulator transcription factor codes for the protein MTPVPPARPLLVVDDDRKLCGLIRDYLLPHGWQVDMRHNGPEGLEAVRGGKYEAVLLDVMMPGMDGFEVLRELRKSSTIPVLMLTAMGEEADRIVGLELGADDYLPKTFSSRELLARLRAVTRRSVVSEKGAAASTKDLVCGALIVNEESHVATLAGEALDLTALEFAILTSLLKAKGRVKTRESLLEEVSDRRFDVFDRSIDVHVSQLRRKLGDDAKQPRFIRTIRGVGYKLEDTTP